The proteins below are encoded in one region of Populus alba chromosome 2, ASM523922v2, whole genome shotgun sequence:
- the LOC118028104 gene encoding wall-associated receptor kinase-like 14 isoform X1, with amino-acid sequence MILRQLTILFLAIFAISLIEAHASIKFRCNRTCGTNHLPYPFGFSPDCDIHLNCSPNGEMLINEFPVQIVGQNSIKIVLEPKCNRPLQALDNLFTKNYAPKSTNAILLHNCTSAVSPCNIPSINVQTHFESLKCSNNSSLSCFSKEVTANGFFDYNMANISQCRYLLSSISAESFTGSGVSLDIQMMELWWWLQGDCRYCSKDAICTQVESPAGSGFRCQCRDGLIGDGYLAGVGCRKASAGCNRAKYLSGQCGGGSGVAVLLGGVVAGVGVSLGLFCCLIRRNSASKAKSFRKLHLAEAADINIPIYPYKEIEKATNSFAEKQRIGTGAYGTVYAGKLNSDSWVAFKRIKHGDMDNIEQVMNEIKLISSVSHPNLVRLLGCSIENGEQILVYEFMPNGTLCQHLQRERGDGLDWPVRLAIATDTAKAIAHLHSAMDPPIYHRDIKSSNILLDFHFRSKVADFGLSRHGMTEISHISTAPQGTPGYLDPQYHQNFHLSDKSDVYSFGVVLVEIITAKKVVDFSRPQNEVNLAALATDRIGRGRLDEIIDPFLDLHSDAWTFSSVHKVAEVAFRCLAFHKDMRPSMMEVAAELEQIVLSRWASSEEANCAISLDFSPCSSSSNVSDKPLNSTVKKTETERRGLSVLQTQTSKKSTERANLNSPVSVQDPWLSEKSSPSSSNLLNNVIVK; translated from the exons atgatcCTTCGACAACTCACTATCCTCTTCTTAGCAATCTTTGCTATTTCATTAATCGAAGCTCATGCTTCCATCAAGTTCAGATGCAACAGAACATGCGGCACCAACCATCTTCCATACCCTTTTGGATTCTCTCCCGATTGTGATATCCATTTAAATTGTAGCCCAAATGGTGAAATGCTTATCAATGAGTTTCCAGTCCAGATTGTAGGccaaaattcaataaagatCGTTCTTGAACCCAAATGTAACCGTCCTCTCCAAGCCCTCGACAATCTTTTTACCAAAAACTATGCTCCAAAATCAACAAACGCAATTCTTTTACACAACTGTACCTCTGCAGTTTCGCCATGCAATATACCTTCTATAAACGTGCAGACTCATTTCGAGTCGCTTAAATGTTCAAATAACAGCAGCTTAAGTTGTTTCTCTAAGGAGGTTACAGCAAACGGTTTCTTTGATTATAACATGGCCAATATTAGCCAGTGCCGGTATCTTTTGTCATCAATATCGGCAGAGTCTTTCACTGGTTCTGGTGTTTCCTTAGATATTCAGATGATGGAGCTATGGTGGTGGCTTCAGGGGGACTGCCGTTATTGCTCTAAGGATGCCATTTGTACTCAAGTTGAATCGCCTGCAGGGTCAGGATTTCGGTGCCAGTGCAGAGACGGGCTAATTGGTGATGGATATCTTGCCGGGGTTGGCTGCCGGAAAG CCTCTGCAGGTTGCAATCGTGCAAAGTATTTGTCTGGCCAATGTGGAGGAGGGTCTGGAGTTGCTGTTTTACTAGGag GCGTTGTAGCCGGAGTAGGGGTCAGTCTGGGTCTATTTTGCTGTCTCATACGGAGGAATTCCGCGTCGAAAGCCAAAAGCTTCAGAAAACTCCACCTAGCTGAAGCTGCAGACATCAACATTCCCATCTATCCCTACAAAGAAATAGAGAAGGCCACAAACAGTTTCGCTGAGAAACAAAGGATTGGAACTGGGGCTTATGGAACTGTCTATGCCGGTAAACTCAACAGTGATTCATGGGTTGCCTTTAAGAGGATCAAACATGGAGATATGGACAACATTGAGCAAGTGATGAACGAAATCAAGCTCATTTCTTCTGTGAGTCACCCGAATTTAGTCCGCCTCTTAGGTTGCTCCATAGAAAATGGTGAGCAAATTCTTGTCTATGAATTCATGCCCAATGGGACATTGTGCCAGCATTTACAAAGAGAGAGAGGCGATGGACTTGACTGGCCTGTTCGCCTCGCTATTGCTACAGATACTGCTAAAGCTATAGCCCATCTCCACTCTGCTATGGATCCCCCGATATATCACAGAGATATCAAGTCGAGCAACATACTCTTAGACTTCCACTTCAGGTCCAAAGTTGCAGATTTTGGTCTTTCCAGGCATGGCATGACTGAAATATCACACATCTCTACTGCCCCGCAAGGAACTCCAGGCTACCTTGATCCTCAGTACCATCAAAACTTCCATCTTTCGGACAAAAGTGACGTTTATAGCTTTGGTGTTGTTCTCGTTGAGATCATAACAGCGAAGAAGGTGGTGGACTTTTCCAGGCCTCAGAATGAAGTGAATTTGGCTGCTCTTGCCACTGATAGGATTGGCAGGGGGAGATTGGATGAGATCATCGATCCTTTCCTTGATTTACATAGTGATGCTTGGACCTTTTCTTCAGTGCATAAAGTGGCAGAAGTGGCATTTAGGTGCCTCGCATTTCATAAAGACATGAGGCCTTCAATGATGGAAGTTGCAGCAGAACTAGAGCAAATAGTGCTTAGTAGATGGGCTTCTTCAGAGGAAGCAAATTGCGCAATCTCATTAGATTTTTCCCCTTGCTCTTCTTCATCTAATGTCAGCGACAAGCCTCTGAACTCCACAgtcaaaaaaacagaaacagagaGAAGAGGTTTGTCTGTGCTGCAGACACAGACCAGTAAAAAGTCAACGGAAAGGGCCAATCTTAATTCACCTGTTTCTGTCCAAGATCCATGGTTAAGTGAAAAAAGCTCACCTTCTTCAAGCAATTTGCTAAATAACGTTATAGTTAAGTGA
- the LOC118028104 gene encoding wall-associated receptor kinase-like 14 isoform X2, translating to MILRQLTILFLAIFAISLIEAHASIKFRCNRTCGTNHLPYPFGFSPDCDIHLNCSPNGEMLINEFPVQIVGQNSIKIVLEPKCNRPLQALDNLFTKNYAPKSTNAILLHNCTSAVSPCNIPSINVQTHFESLKCSNNSSLSCFSKEVTANGFFDYNMANISQCRYLLSSISAESFTGSGVSLDIQMMELWWWLQGDCRYCSKDAICTQVESPAGSGFRCQCRDGLIGDGYLAGVGCRKGCNRAKYLSGQCGGGSGVAVLLGGVVAGVGVSLGLFCCLIRRNSASKAKSFRKLHLAEAADINIPIYPYKEIEKATNSFAEKQRIGTGAYGTVYAGKLNSDSWVAFKRIKHGDMDNIEQVMNEIKLISSVSHPNLVRLLGCSIENGEQILVYEFMPNGTLCQHLQRERGDGLDWPVRLAIATDTAKAIAHLHSAMDPPIYHRDIKSSNILLDFHFRSKVADFGLSRHGMTEISHISTAPQGTPGYLDPQYHQNFHLSDKSDVYSFGVVLVEIITAKKVVDFSRPQNEVNLAALATDRIGRGRLDEIIDPFLDLHSDAWTFSSVHKVAEVAFRCLAFHKDMRPSMMEVAAELEQIVLSRWASSEEANCAISLDFSPCSSSSNVSDKPLNSTVKKTETERRGLSVLQTQTSKKSTERANLNSPVSVQDPWLSEKSSPSSSNLLNNVIVK from the exons atgatcCTTCGACAACTCACTATCCTCTTCTTAGCAATCTTTGCTATTTCATTAATCGAAGCTCATGCTTCCATCAAGTTCAGATGCAACAGAACATGCGGCACCAACCATCTTCCATACCCTTTTGGATTCTCTCCCGATTGTGATATCCATTTAAATTGTAGCCCAAATGGTGAAATGCTTATCAATGAGTTTCCAGTCCAGATTGTAGGccaaaattcaataaagatCGTTCTTGAACCCAAATGTAACCGTCCTCTCCAAGCCCTCGACAATCTTTTTACCAAAAACTATGCTCCAAAATCAACAAACGCAATTCTTTTACACAACTGTACCTCTGCAGTTTCGCCATGCAATATACCTTCTATAAACGTGCAGACTCATTTCGAGTCGCTTAAATGTTCAAATAACAGCAGCTTAAGTTGTTTCTCTAAGGAGGTTACAGCAAACGGTTTCTTTGATTATAACATGGCCAATATTAGCCAGTGCCGGTATCTTTTGTCATCAATATCGGCAGAGTCTTTCACTGGTTCTGGTGTTTCCTTAGATATTCAGATGATGGAGCTATGGTGGTGGCTTCAGGGGGACTGCCGTTATTGCTCTAAGGATGCCATTTGTACTCAAGTTGAATCGCCTGCAGGGTCAGGATTTCGGTGCCAGTGCAGAGACGGGCTAATTGGTGATGGATATCTTGCCGGGGTTGGCTGCCGGAAAG GTTGCAATCGTGCAAAGTATTTGTCTGGCCAATGTGGAGGAGGGTCTGGAGTTGCTGTTTTACTAGGag GCGTTGTAGCCGGAGTAGGGGTCAGTCTGGGTCTATTTTGCTGTCTCATACGGAGGAATTCCGCGTCGAAAGCCAAAAGCTTCAGAAAACTCCACCTAGCTGAAGCTGCAGACATCAACATTCCCATCTATCCCTACAAAGAAATAGAGAAGGCCACAAACAGTTTCGCTGAGAAACAAAGGATTGGAACTGGGGCTTATGGAACTGTCTATGCCGGTAAACTCAACAGTGATTCATGGGTTGCCTTTAAGAGGATCAAACATGGAGATATGGACAACATTGAGCAAGTGATGAACGAAATCAAGCTCATTTCTTCTGTGAGTCACCCGAATTTAGTCCGCCTCTTAGGTTGCTCCATAGAAAATGGTGAGCAAATTCTTGTCTATGAATTCATGCCCAATGGGACATTGTGCCAGCATTTACAAAGAGAGAGAGGCGATGGACTTGACTGGCCTGTTCGCCTCGCTATTGCTACAGATACTGCTAAAGCTATAGCCCATCTCCACTCTGCTATGGATCCCCCGATATATCACAGAGATATCAAGTCGAGCAACATACTCTTAGACTTCCACTTCAGGTCCAAAGTTGCAGATTTTGGTCTTTCCAGGCATGGCATGACTGAAATATCACACATCTCTACTGCCCCGCAAGGAACTCCAGGCTACCTTGATCCTCAGTACCATCAAAACTTCCATCTTTCGGACAAAAGTGACGTTTATAGCTTTGGTGTTGTTCTCGTTGAGATCATAACAGCGAAGAAGGTGGTGGACTTTTCCAGGCCTCAGAATGAAGTGAATTTGGCTGCTCTTGCCACTGATAGGATTGGCAGGGGGAGATTGGATGAGATCATCGATCCTTTCCTTGATTTACATAGTGATGCTTGGACCTTTTCTTCAGTGCATAAAGTGGCAGAAGTGGCATTTAGGTGCCTCGCATTTCATAAAGACATGAGGCCTTCAATGATGGAAGTTGCAGCAGAACTAGAGCAAATAGTGCTTAGTAGATGGGCTTCTTCAGAGGAAGCAAATTGCGCAATCTCATTAGATTTTTCCCCTTGCTCTTCTTCATCTAATGTCAGCGACAAGCCTCTGAACTCCACAgtcaaaaaaacagaaacagagaGAAGAGGTTTGTCTGTGCTGCAGACACAGACCAGTAAAAAGTCAACGGAAAGGGCCAATCTTAATTCACCTGTTTCTGTCCAAGATCCATGGTTAAGTGAAAAAAGCTCACCTTCTTCAAGCAATTTGCTAAATAACGTTATAGTTAAGTGA
- the LOC118028103 gene encoding allene oxide synthase 1, chloroplastic — protein sequence MASSSLAFPSLQTQFQSLKKPSSPKPSTRRFSVRPIRASISENPSVPGPPATVSPSEPTKLPIRKIPGDHGLPLIGPFKDRLDYFYNQGRDEYFKSKIQKYRSTVFRANMPPGPFIAPNPQVVVLLDGKSFPVLFDVTKVEKKDLFTGTFMPSTELTGGYRVLSYLDPSEPKHAKLKQLMFYLLKSRRDHVIPEFNASYTELFTSLEKNLALGGKASFGEANDQAAFNFLARSWFGTDPAETTLGLDGPGLVAKWVLFNLGPVLKLGLPKYLEDLTIHSFRLPPSLIKKSYQRLYDFFYASSGFLLDEAENLGISREEACHNLLFTTCFNSFGGMRILFPNMMKWLGRAGTKLHARLAEEIRSVVRSNDGSITMRGMEEMPLMKSVVYEALRIEPPVSLQFGRAKRDLIIESHDAAFEVKEGEMLFGFQPFATKDPKIFTQAEEFVADRFMGEGEKMLEHVLWSNGPETEEPTLGNKQCAGKDFVVLVSRLFVVELFLRYDSFEIEVGTSPLGAAVTVTSLRRASF from the coding sequence ATGGCTTCCTCTTCCTTAGCTTTCCCTTCCCTTCAAACCCAATTCCAGTCACTAAAAAAACCGTCTAGTCCCAAGCCCTCCACTCGTCGCTTCTCTGTCCGTCCGATCAGAGCATCAATATCAGAAAACCCATCAGTTCCAGGTCCACCCGCTACTGTTTCACCATCTGAACCAACCAAACTCCCCATCCGCAAAATCCCTGGTGATCATGGGCTCCCTCTTATTGGTCCCTTTAAAGATCGCTTGGATTATTTCTATAACCAAGGCAGAGACGAGTATTTCAaatccaaaattcaaaaataccgATCAACGGTGTTTAGAGCTAACATGCCGCCCGGTCCTTTTATTGCTCCAAATCCACAAGTCGTGGTTTTACTTGACGGAAAAAGCTTTCCGGTTCTATTTGACGTGACAAAAGTTGAAAAGAAAGATCTTTTTACAGGTACTTTCATGCCTTCAACAGAACTCACTGGTGGCTACCGAGTTCTGTCCTATCTTGACCCGTCCGAACCAAAACACGCCAAACTGAAACAACTCATGTTCTATCTCCTCAAGTCACGCCGTGATCACGTAATCCCTGAATTCAACGCCAGTTACACAGAACTCTTTACGAGTCTTGAAAAAAACTTGGCTCTCGGAGGGAAAGCTAGTTTCGGTGAAGCTAATGATCAAGCAGCTTTTAACTTCTTGGCTAGGTCTTGGTTTGGTACTGATCCGGCAGAGACCACACTTGGCCTTGACGGACCCGGTCTAGTTGCAAAATGGGTGCTCTTCAACCTTGGTCCAGTTCTCAAACTCGGTCTTCCAAAATATCTTGAAGATCTTACCATCCATTCCTTCCGTCTACCACCGtcactaattaaaaaaagctaCCAGCGTCTTTACGATTTCTTCTACGCTTCGTCAGGCTTCCTGCTCGACGAAGCAGAAAATTTAGGAATTTCACGTGAGGAGGCATGCCATAATCTTCTTTTCACCACATGCTTTAATTCATTCGGTGGGATGAGGATTTTATTTCCAAACATGATGAAATGGCTAGGCCGTGCCGGGACCAAACTCCACGCTCGATTAGCCGAAGAGATCAGATCAGTGGTCAGATCCAACGATGGAAGTATTACAATGCGGGGCATGGAAGAGATGCCATTGATGAAATCAGTAGTCTATGAAGCACTCCGAATTGAACCACCAGTCTCGCTACAGTTCGGTAGAGCAAAGCGTGATCTGATAATTGAAAGCCACGACGCTGCTTTTGAAGTCAAAGAAGGGGAGATGTTATTCGGGTTCCAACCATTCGCTACCAAAGACCCGAAAATATTTACCCAAGCCGAGGAGTTTGTTGCTGACAGGTTTATGGGGGAGGGAGAGAAGATGTTGGAGCACGTGCTGTGGTCCAACGGGCCAGAGACAGAGGAGCCGACGTTGGGAAATAAACAGTGTGCAGGGAAAGATTTTGTGGTACTCGTGTCTAGGCTGTTTGTGGTGGAGCTGTTCTTGAGGTACGATTCATTCGAGATAGAGGTTGGTACGTCGCCCCTGGGAGCAGCTGTGACGGTTACTTCCTTGAGGAGGGCAAGTTTTTAG
- the LOC118028102 gene encoding uncharacterized protein isoform X2 encodes MDDIPDAAARLISIINRGSSALKNAHFDKAARYFKKACDASVQLQGERTLERSLLHHLYGVSLLYEIPFQGDDDPLEFLPREADYYLAKDRPYSSHSKLYSGTVSQEDYANQMEAAQKELKIAWSILENESNCLKEKANTLCALGEVALRRGEPNPERYYIQASSFFESLEGEIHKQRIVHINVKICICLEGSDKITAIEYGEKALSSYQTQLKRLISETQSSSKSVETQTSSDSESSSVTQIDPSIQKKTNERSMLIKILT; translated from the exons ATGGATGATATCCCTGACGCTGCGGCTAGGCTTATCTCGATCATCAATCGTGGATCATCCGCCTTAAAAAATGCCCACTTTGATAAAGCTGCTAGATACTTCAAGAAGGCTTGTGATGCCAG CGTTCAACTCCAAGGTGAACGTACTTTGGAACGCTCCCTTTTGCACCATTTATATGGTGTTTCCTTGCTCTACGAAATTCCATTTCAGGGAGATGATGATCCGTTGGAATTTTTACCGAGGGAAGCTGATTACTATCTTGCTAAGGATAGACCTTATAGTTCTCATAGCAAGTTATACAGCG GTACTGTCAGCCAAGAGGACTATGCAAATCAGATGGAAGCTGCACAGAAAGAACTAAAGATTGCATGGTCAATTCTGGAAAATGAATCAAACTGCTTAAAAGAGAAAGCTAATACACTCTGCGCCCTTGGGGAGGTTGCATTGAGAAGGG GGGAACCCAATCCTGAGCGTTATTATATCCAAGCATCATCCTTTTTTGAGAGTTTGGAAGGAGAAATTCATAAACAGCGAATAGTCCATAT AAATGTCAAAATATGCATCTGCCTTGAGGGTAGCGACAAGATTACAGCCATTGAATATGGCGAGAAGGCTCTGTCATCCTATCAGACTCAACTGAAGCGGTTAATATCTGAAACACAGAGCTCATCCAAATCTGTAGAAACACAAACTTCCTCTGATTCGGAATCGTCTTCAGTCACGCAAATTGATCCTTCTATTcagaaaaagacaaatgaaagGAGCAtgctgattaaaattttaa cttGA
- the LOC118028102 gene encoding uncharacterized protein isoform X1: MDDIPDAAARLISIINRGSSALKNAHFDKAARYFKKACDASVQLQGERTLERSLLHHLYGVSLLYEIPFQGDDDPLEFLPREADYYLAKDRPYSSHSKLYSGTVSQEDYANQMEAAQKELKIAWSILENESNCLKEKANTLCALGEVALRRGEPNPERYYIQASSFFESLEGEIHKQRIVHINVKICICLEGSDKITAIEYGEKALSSYQTQLKRLISETQSSSKSVETQTSSDSESSSVTQIDPSIQKKTNERSMLIKILSKLQFKLDDLKAGSSTSPNLEGTSVAPAGHRDGKEKLSQLIRVLRIDKQFDN; encoded by the exons ATGGATGATATCCCTGACGCTGCGGCTAGGCTTATCTCGATCATCAATCGTGGATCATCCGCCTTAAAAAATGCCCACTTTGATAAAGCTGCTAGATACTTCAAGAAGGCTTGTGATGCCAG CGTTCAACTCCAAGGTGAACGTACTTTGGAACGCTCCCTTTTGCACCATTTATATGGTGTTTCCTTGCTCTACGAAATTCCATTTCAGGGAGATGATGATCCGTTGGAATTTTTACCGAGGGAAGCTGATTACTATCTTGCTAAGGATAGACCTTATAGTTCTCATAGCAAGTTATACAGCG GTACTGTCAGCCAAGAGGACTATGCAAATCAGATGGAAGCTGCACAGAAAGAACTAAAGATTGCATGGTCAATTCTGGAAAATGAATCAAACTGCTTAAAAGAGAAAGCTAATACACTCTGCGCCCTTGGGGAGGTTGCATTGAGAAGGG GGGAACCCAATCCTGAGCGTTATTATATCCAAGCATCATCCTTTTTTGAGAGTTTGGAAGGAGAAATTCATAAACAGCGAATAGTCCATAT AAATGTCAAAATATGCATCTGCCTTGAGGGTAGCGACAAGATTACAGCCATTGAATATGGCGAGAAGGCTCTGTCATCCTATCAGACTCAACTGAAGCGGTTAATATCTGAAACACAGAGCTCATCCAAATCTGTAGAAACACAAACTTCCTCTGATTCGGAATCGTCTTCAGTCACGCAAATTGATCCTTCTATTcagaaaaagacaaatgaaagGAGCAtgctgattaaaattttaagtaagCTGCAATTCAAG cttGATGATCTGAAGGCAGGTTCATCCACCTCACCAAACCTGGAAGGAACTTCAGTGGCTCCAGCTGGTCATAgagatggaaaagaaaaattgtcCCAATTAATACGAGTCCTGAGAATTGATAAGCAGTTTGATAACTGA
- the LOC118028126 gene encoding pentatricopeptide repeat-containing protein At2g15690, mitochondrial, with product MYEKEGNGGYADSLDIVKLIQVCADLKLLEPGKRVDEYVMKSSSKPKTSVVLNNLADMYCKLGDANGAREIFEQMGARNLDSWNKMLSGAEKEGHKHFESMSRGYGIILAEEHYEAMVDLLGRSGKIAECKGSLGDSTEALESQNTRATGLFCITRRAKDSFKINYKRATSDGIKAYEKLRSLSKEVKDAGYLPDTRFVFHDLDQEAKEKSLFYHIERIAIAYGRINTPPGTSLRIMKNPRICGDCHNFIKIPKWRTGRLL from the exons ATGTATGAAAAGGAGGGGAATGGAGGTTATGCAGACTCGCTTGATATTGTAAAGTTGATACAAGTTTGTGCTGATTTAAAATTGCTGGAACCAGGGAAAAGGGTAGATGAGTATGTTATGAAGTCTTCGTCAAAGCCTAAGACCAGTGTTGTCCTGAATAATCTGGCGGACATGTACTGTAAACTGGGCGATGCAAATGGGGCAAGAGAGATATTTGAGCAAATGGGAGCACGAAATTTGGATTCTTGGAACAAGATGCTGTCGG GGGCAGAGAAGGAAGGACATAAACATTTTGAGTCAATGAGCAGGGGTTACGGGATCATTCTCGCAGAAGAGCATTATGAAGCTATGGTTGATCTTCTTGGAAGATCAGGAAAGATAGCGGAGTGCAAAGGA AGTTTGGGAGACTCTACAGAAGCACTCGAAAGCCAGAACACAAGGGCAACTGGGTTATTCTGTATCACCAGAAGGGCAAAGGACagctttaaaataaattataaaagagcGACTTCGGACGGGATCAAGGCATATGAAAAGTTGAGGTCTTTGAGTAAAGAGGTAAAGGATGCTGGATATTTGCCGGACACAAGGTTTGTGTTTCATGATCTTGACCAAGAGGCGAAGGAGAAGTCCTTGTTCTACCACATTGAAAGGATAGCCATTGCTTATGGGCGTATCAATACTCCTCCTGGGACCTCTTTAAGGATAATGAAAAACCCAAGGATTTGCGGGGACTGTCATAATTTCATCAAGATTCCAAAATGGAGGACGGGTAGATTATTGTGA
- the LOC118028101 gene encoding octanoyltransferase LIP2p, chloroplastic, whose amino-acid sequence MIIQAATTSNFGSFPICPTTRHQSQSRKIIPLNLVSSQKGQEFTSVSHKGDKMCECFDLHKELVPYRDAWNWQKVIVREKTGLIERNEECPDTLIVLQHQPVYTMGTGSSIEYLNFDIKNAPFEVYRTERGGEVTYHGPGQLTMYPIINLRNHKMDLHWYLRELEEVVIRVLSSTFSIKASRIEGLTGVWVGDQKLAAIGIKVSQWIAYHGLALNVTTDLAPFNLIVPCGIRNRKVGSIKGLLEESCSNAKAHHFDYSQLIDITSQSLIREFSEVFQLKIQQRSLEFLVKKPESL is encoded by the exons ATGATCATCCAGGCAGCAACAACTTCAAATTTTGGTTCATTCCCAATATGCCCAACAACCAGGCACCAATCTCAATCCCGCAAAATCATCCCTTTGAATCTTGTTTCGTCTCAAAAAGGCCAAGAGTTTACCTCAGTATCTCACAAAGGTGACAAAAT GTGCGAGTGTTTTGATTTGCATAAAGAGCTAGTCCCATATCGAGATGCTTGGAATTGGCAGAAAGTGATTGTTAGAGAGAAAACCGGGTTGATTGAAAGGAATGAAGAATGCCCAGATACACTGATTGTTTTGCAGCATCAACCTGTGTATACAATGGGTACTGGTAGCTCTATAGAATACCTGAATTTTGACATAAAGAATGCTCCTTTTGAGGTTTATCGTACTGAACGAGGTGGAGAAGTTACCTATCACGGGCCTGGCCAG CTAACTATGTACCCAATTATCAATCTTCGAAATCACAAGATGGATCTTCATTGGTACCTCAGGGAACTTGAGGAGGTGGTCATTCGTGTTCTTTCCTCAACATTTTCTATCAAGGCTTCCAGGATTGAGGGTTTAACTGGAGTTTGGGTTG GAGATCAGAAACTGGCTGCAATTGGTATAAAAGTATCTCAGTGGATAGCTTATCATGGTTTAGCACTGAATGTCACTACAGATTTGGCACCTTTTAATTTGATAGTTCCATGTGGGATCAGGAACCGGAAGGTTGGAAGCATAAAGGGGTTACTGGAAGAATCCTGCTCAAATGCAAAGGCACATCATTTTGATTATTCACAACTGATTGATATTACTAGCCAATCCTTGATCAGGGAGTTTTCAGAAGTTTTTCAGCTTAAGATCCAACAAAGAAGTTTGGAGTTTTTGGTGAAGAAACCAGAAAGCTTATAG